A genomic region of Elaeis guineensis isolate ETL-2024a chromosome 9, EG11, whole genome shotgun sequence contains the following coding sequences:
- the LOC105031936 gene encoding protein SIEVE ELEMENT OCCLUSION B: protein MASSALASAAAAAQQKLQMIKGERHLFSSSDDNIVMKQTLETHSPDGREVDVRSLLRLIEDIMQRANPTVLVTPQTHMEVLEDRAHHAAVIGMLEALAYPIHRIAAEITYKCTSGGDAHATTIALLHSLSSYAWDAKVTLALAAFAVLYGEFWLTAQLHTVNPLAKSVSLLKQLPDIIEHSHLLKPRFDAINNLIKAMLDVTKCIVELKELPSEYISLESPDMSMAIAHIPTAVYWTIRSVVACSSQIIMLIGLGHEYISATTEAWELSSLTHKVNNIHGHLTKQLDRCHQHIDERRHVEAYQTLVRLFEVIHIDNSKILRALMSSKDEHPLFDGTSKKRFGVDILRRRIVMLFISDLDIPQEELLILVQLYHDSHQGKLERPYEIVWLPVTERHGPWNRDHEENFNRLASMMPWYLLHHPSLLDRAVIQYIREVWHFEKKPLLAVLDPQGKVTNRNALHMMWIWGTLAFPFTTNREAALWNEETWRLEFLVDEIDPMILTWVREGRYVCLYGGEDIDWIRRFTTVLRRVAHEAKIPLDMVYVGKSSSKERVKKAVAAIAAEKLSSSWQDPVMVWFFWVRLESMWHSKMQHGKSIDNDSIMQEVMTLLSFDGSDEGWAIISRGSLEMVKSQGKKLVECLNQFEQWKATVETEGFIPALTNALLPYHTHEHCTRLILPGENGRIQEHVICAECRRPMEKFILYRCCND from the exons ATGGCATCATCGGCATTGGcctcggcggcggcggcggcgcagCAGAAGCTGCAAATGATTAAGGGAGAGCGCCACCTCTTCTCATCGTCTGACGATAATATTGTGATGAAGCAAACACTTGAAACGCATTCCCCTGACGGCCGTGAAGTGGATGTGAGGTCATTGTTGCGCCTCATCGAGGACATTATGCAACGGGCTAATCCTACTGTTTTAGTG ACGCCCCAGACTCACATGGAGGTTTTGGAAGACAGAGCCCATCATGCTGCAGTTATTGGAATGCTCGAAGCCCTCGCATACCCCATTCACAGGATTGCTGCTGAG ATTACGTACAAGTGCACCAGCGGTGGTGATGCCCATGCGACGACGATCGCCTTGTTGCACTCGTTGTCGAGCTATGCATGGGATGCAAAGGTTACCCTCGCTTTAGCAGCCTTTGCAGTGCTCTATGGGGAGTTCTGGCTGACAGCCCAACTTCATACCGTCAATCCCCTGGCGAAATCTGTGTCACTACTTAAGCAGCTCCCTGACATTATTGAGCACAGCCATCTCCTTAAGCCCAGATTTGACGCCATCAACAACCTTATCAAGGCCATGCTGGATGTTACAAAGTGCATTGTTGAGTTGAAGGAGCTCCCCTCAGAGTATATCTCCCTTGAATCCCCTGACATGTCGATGGCCATAGCCCATATCCCTACTGCTGTCTACTGGACCATTAGAAGTGTTGTAGCTTGTTCCTCTCAGATCATCATGCTCATAGGCCTTGGCCATGA GTACATCAGCGCCACCACTGAGGCATGGGAATTGTCGAGTTTAACTCACAAAGTTAACAACATTCATGGGCACCTTACTAAGCAACTTGACCGGTGCCATCAACATATTG ATGAGAGGAGGCATGTCGAGGCTTACCAAACACTTGTACGCCTCTTCGAAGTCATCCACATTGATAACTCGAAGATCCTCAGGGCATTAATGTCCTCAAAGGATGAGCATCCCCTCTTTGATGGCACTAGCAAGAAAAGATTTGGTGTTGATATCCTGAGACGAAGGATTGTTATGTTGTTCATATCGGACCTCGATATTCCCCAAGAAGAACTCCTAATTCTTGTTCAGTTATACCATGACTCACATCAAGGGAAGCTCGAGAGGCCCTATGAGATTGTCTGGTTACCAGTCACTGAGAGGCACGGCCCATGGAACAGGGACCACGAGGAGAATTTCAATCGCTTGGCATCCATGATGCCATGGTACTTACTGCACCACCCTTCGCTGCTCGATCGAGCCGTGATCCAATACATCAGGGAAGTGTGGCACTTCGAAAAGAAGCCTCTGCTAGCGGTGTTGGATCCTCAGGGTAAGGTCACCAATCGTAATGCCCTCCACATGATGTGGATATGGGGCACTCTAGCCTTCCCTTTTACCACCAATAGGGAGGCAGCTCTTTGGAATGAGGAGACTTGGCGACTTGAATTCCTTGTCGACGAAATCGATCCTATGATACTAACATGG GTGAGAGAAGGCCGGTATGTTTGCCTGTATGGCGGCGAGGACATCGACTGGATTCGAAGGTTTACTACAGTCTTGAGGCGAGTGGCGCATGAGGCAAAGATCCCCTTAGACATGGTGTATGTGGGGAAGAGCAGTTCAAAGGAGCGAGTGAAGAAAGCCGTGGCGGCGATCGCGGCGGAGAAGCTCAGCAGCTCCTGGCAAGACCCAGTGATGGTGTGGTTCTTCTGGGTGAGGCTGGAGAGCATGTGGCATTCCAAGATGCAGCATGGCAAAAGCATCGATAATGACTCCATCATGCAAGAGGTGATGACACTGCTCAGCTTCGACGGAAGCGACGAGGGCTGGGCCATCATCAGCCGGGGCTCGCTGGAGATGGTGAAGTCCCAAGGGAAGAAGCTTGTGGAATGCCTGAACCAGTTCGAGCAATGGAAGGCAACTGTAGAGACTGAAGGATTCATTCCAGCTCTGACGAATGCATTGTTACCGTACCACACTCATGAGCACTGCACTCGTCTCATCCTCCCCGGTGAAAATGGCAGGATCCAAGAGCATGTGATTTGTGCCGAATGCAGGCGTCCCATGGAGAAGTTCATCCTGTACCGCTGCTGCAATGACTGA
- the LOC105031937 gene encoding protein SIEVE ELEMENT OCCLUSION C, giving the protein MQSNSTSAHFLSSHEDVLMKKILQTHEPDDYHVDSAPLLHLAENIIHNITMPCVVKSGTKSVQEDPNGRQDTGIVRSIKQLGQTIHLISREMLRYSSMDRSLHATTMAVLELLGKHSWSTKLVIVLAAVATSFGDFWLITQLYPTNPLALSIASMKGLRNKIEVTKSLEQKLKAFRYLVEKMVSVTKCMVEFEMLPMQYTTLDYDAMAAMKTQIHIASYWVIRSSVACTSQITSLIVLSFEQVHTSTITATWELWSSARKVSDMDNFLKKQFNIFHQQIENKINSGLSHLFEEVHLDNQKVLSTLFALKDDYPLRDYRSEEKVGVVVLRNKEVILFISTLTIKLEKLLLIIQQLQNHPQNESEKPFVIVWVPIVFSIPWSDAEERAFKKMANIMPWYSLYEPSKLSLSVTKFIQEMWHFQGDPIMVVLDTKGKVTSLNAMDMISIWGPKAYPFSVSREQELWEEQNWTIEFLLDDIDPLISYWMQDGRIICLYGSNNIGWVQDLTSQIKDITRAGILLELIYVGSSYDEDTRDILSTIIKEKLSSYLPQTTISIFWLRLESILSSKLRLGNTDKSDFIMNEVKSLLSFESSKKGWLLISKGSSTEILKLYGNKVLELLSLFQVWGHKVRKWGFMGAIRKALDPPSVIDHCNYYSITPYTEDLNEKISLCKKCKCPMEKNFMYQCKINT; this is encoded by the exons ATGCAGTCCAACAGTACTTCAGCGCACTTCCTATCCTCCCATGAGGATGTTTTGATGAAGAAAATTCTGCAGACACATGAGCCAGATGATTATCATGTTGACTCTGCTCCTCTACTCCATCTGGctgaaaatatcatccacaacaTCACAATGCCATGC GTCGTCAAGTCAGGTACAAAGTCAGTTCAAGAAGATCCTAATGGTAGACAAGACACTGGGATTGTCAGATCCATCAAACAACTAGGACAGACAATTCATCTCATCTCACGTGAG ATGCTGAGGTACAGCTCAATGGATCGATCCTTGCATGCAACAACAATGGCTGTGCTAGAATTGTTGGGGAAGCATTCATGGAGTACAAAACTTGTTATAGTGCTTGCAGCTGTAGCAACAAGCTTTGGGGATTTTTGGCTCATCACGCAGCTATATCCTACTAATCCTCTGGCCTTATCAATAGCATCAATGAAAGGACTGAGGAATAAGATAGAAGTCACTAAATCGTTGGAGCAAAAGCTCAAGGCTTTCAGGTATCTTGTTGAGAAAATGGTCAGCGTGACAAAATGCATGGTGGAATTTGAAATGCTTCCAATGCAATACACAACCCTAGATTATGATGCGATGGCTGCAATGAAGACTCAAATCCACATAGCTTCCTACTGGGTAATCAGAAGTTCGGTGGCATGCACTTCCCAGATCACTAGCTTGATAGTACTGAGCTTCGAGCAAGT GCACACAAGTACCATAACTGCAACATGGGAACTTTGGAGTTCAGCACGTAAAGTCAGCGACATggacaattttttaaaaaagcaaTTCAATATCTTTCATCAACAAATCG agaataaaataaattcaGGTCTCTCGCATCTGTTCGAGGAGGTTCATCTTGACAATCAAAAAGTTCTAAGCACATTATTTGCTCTAAAGGATGACTATCCACTCAGGGATTATCGGTCAGAAGAAAAG GTTGGTGTGGTTGTCCTAAGAAACAAGGAGGTTATACTCTTCATATCAACTCTAACAATAAAGCTAGAAAAGCTTCTTCTTATCATCCAacaactccaaaatcatcctcaaAATGAATCAGAGAAACCCTTTGTGATTGTTTGGGTTCCTATAGTTTTCTCCATACCATGGTCTGATGCTGAAGAGAGAGCTTTCAAAAAAATGGCTAACATAATGCCATGGTATTCCCTGTACGAGCCATCAAAACTGAGTTTATCTGTcacaaaatttatccaagaaatgTGGCATTTTCAAGGTGATCCAATTATGGTGGTTCTGGATACCAAAGGAAAGGTTACATCTTTGAATGCTATGGATATGATATCAATATGGGGGCCAAAGGCATATCCTTTTTCAGTTTCACGAGAGCAAGAGCTTTGGGAAGAACAAAATTGGACAATCGAATTTCTACTGGATGATATTGACCCCCTTATATCCTACTGG ATGCAAGATGGAAGAATAATTTGCCTTTATGGAAGTAATAACATAGGATGGGTCCAGGACCTCACCAGCCAGATAAAAGACATTACCAGAGCTGGAATTCTCTTAGAATTAATATATGTTGGAAGCAGCTACGATGAAGATACAAGAGATATTTTATCAACCATCATTAAAGAAAAGCTAAGTAGCTACTTGCCTCAGACAACGATTAGCATCTTTTGGTTACGGTTGGAGAGCATATTAAGTTCAAAACTCCGTCTTGGCAATACAGATAAATCTGATTTCATTATGAATGAAGTAAAGTCTTTGTTGAGCTTTGAGTCTAGCAAAAAAGGATGGCTACTTATAAGCAAAGGATCATCAACTGAAATTCTAAAGCTTTATGGAAACAAAGTCCTTGAACTTTTGTCACTTTTTCAAGTATGGGGCCACAAAGTTCGTAAATGGGGATTCATGGGTGCCATTAGAAAAGCACTTGACCCTCCTTCAGTTATAGATCATTGCAATTACTATAGCATCACACCCTATACAGAGGATTTGAATGAAAAGATATCACTTTGCAAGAAATGCAAGTGCCCCATGGAAAAGAACTTTATGTATCAGTGCAAGATAAATACCTAA